The following coding sequences are from one Haliotis asinina isolate JCU_RB_2024 chromosome 3, JCU_Hal_asi_v2, whole genome shotgun sequence window:
- the LOC137278507 gene encoding serine-rich adhesin for platelets-like, whose product MASERFDKGRIIPQAFERPGSDIRRMGYLKKLKTNKKKYFVLRSTSSSGPARLEYYDSQKKFLNGQLPKRSIQLHTLLNINKKYDSKHKYAIALYTKDDCFSVMADDENEQEDWYELLLDYQCEYLREGDNKREHYEHVWQVTIQQKGLGTVKTLKGNFRLCLSKQSISLFRINSDKPQVSFQLATVRSLAHHDNLFRMEVGSWAPTGAGELWMHVEDSVISQSMHETILKCMKEATANSSFDESDSGRFEKRSESIAIRNRPLSQDFRPRTVSESHTQSPRRVRVKQIDDHPRPVSTVYPTNRSTSLPADTVSPGTSPLMHLDMHLGPHRFRSDSAESRASRSSMLAGAEDLSPMEFLPPSYAGTMSEHSPQVIDEEDDSYFEQDFSSHDFTSVSSSPAEVKTPLEEDAGQASPYMDMRPGNTTPPTATSGGGYVAMNLGTPQSAPHDVSTASAEVDTYMTMGPGRTVSEPIPIKSGVPTSSSSGTNVGGGTGYMDMSHSSHLPTVREGGSNEGYLPMTPNSGQSPIDSSHLRPEPAVYMLSDDASDFPKRTYSLGSRPPTKPAARIPNMHDPVPIKRGILDNDGRSCSAPHLITHRGRSLNVESPTPSASPLSMSYKSESSYRSDDSDSFMELDFHRPRTASDSHGYRPRASSFGKSPMQSLQGHRPRSSSYGQSARTYKLKHGARLGSYESVRTTSQELLHKSSVDSLSHRSSRDSLRVSSNESLRKLSEELRTKTHLLNTDYIDMSVEKRKTPSPQPPNRGRENGYMDMTLGSRTTSPSRSKSSHDSGNTSKSQSTEKLHVQGHSDDTYINVEPSELTSSSSSGSAYMNLDLQDQGHHSRHSSSVQGQCRSDIKASEKLKQTVESPDSYVMYEPSVKGGGHAADESHQPVTLRHGSGSTDSLKKKSRQSGSQEKSKSKDHRRKSGSSSSKRKSHIDEAKDVHVTKVVQSSHVTKRDSAAPPPPAAAAAATSDEYVEFAPAGQTAKGAHSGSKTDRSRSEPIRAESEYVGFEPGNVGSGSGFSKPQKMKSFFSSGIKYEKETPKSASGDSRVTTSQSGLASSKSAKTHDSDYVLSSPIGNAPSISKGGNNQSDYVLSSPLKSSAPLTSVKGDASDYMVSAPVKQTGTLVKDEGKKKASECSADAAATQKKCSNIVPQSASSVYCNLQISQRTMACHEGTSVDPPLSNTNKQTPQTAGEIYKGVEHSGVRETVKPQARVETVKSPSTKRQEVGGLRAKHYLGSAASASSAPAKTAGMSSGEGELKVKDGQYLEEPNAKTLTRPGSTPAMLTLDEIQSKPAAAGATLAVDPNPRSRHSISDLSAYEQMTFPSNTLSSQQHSSSNTLSSQQNSSGNTLSSSQQLATSSEKVLNYASLDLGSSEAVGDSDTSLRSPRTKSRHCSAADDKGEPPLSYAQIDFEKSETLKAAAGNKDVKFTL is encoded by the exons AGCATGTGTGGCAGGTGACCATCCAGCAGAAAGGCCTTGGAACTGTGAAGACTCTGAAGGGCAACTTCCGCCTCTGTCTGTCCAAGCAGAGCATCAGTCTTTTCAGAATTAACTCTGACAAACCACAGGTGTCTTTCCAG cTGGCCACAGTACGGTCGCTGGCTCACCATGACAATCTGTTCCGAATGGAGGTAGGGAGCTGGGCTCCAACAGGTGCAGGAGAGCTCTGGATGCATGTTGAGGACTCGGTCATATCACAGAGCATGCATGAAACTATACTTAA ATGTATGAAGGAAGCCACTGCCAATAGCAGCTTTGATGAGTCTGACAGTGGTCGCTTTGAAAAGCGATCAGAAAGTATTGCTATCCGCAACCGACCACTTAGTCAGGACTTCCGACCTCGCACTGTCAGTGAAAGTCACACACAGAG TCCTCGTAGAGTTCGAGTTAAGCAGATTGATGACCATCCAAGGCCTGTGTCAACAGTGTATCCAACCAATCGCTCAACCTCACTGCCAGCAGACACTGTTTCCCCAGGAACTAGTCCACTAAT GCACCTAGACATGCACCTGGGCCCCCACCGGTTCCGGTCTGACAGCGCTGAGTCCCGGGCATCACGCTCCAGTATGCTGGCAGGCGCAGAGGACCTCAGTCCAATGGAATTCTT accaccatcatatgcTGGGACGATGTCAGAACATTCTCCCCAGGTGATTGATGAGGAGGATGACAGCTACTTCGAGCAGGATTTCAGTTCTCATGACTTCACATCAGTCTCCTCCTCCCCAGCTGAAG TTAAAACTCCTCTGGAGGAAGATGCTGGCCAGGCAAGCCCATATATGGACATGCGTCCAGGGAACACCACCCCTCCCACAGCCACTAGTGGGGGAGGCTATGTAGCCATGAACCTTGGCACTCCCCAGTCAG CTCCACATGATGTGAGTACAGCCAGTGCGGAGGTCGACACCTACATGACAATGGGGCCGGGAAGGACAGTGTCAGAACCTATACCCATCAAGTCTGGGGTGCCTACCTCCAGCAGTAGTGGTACTAATGTTGGGGGCGGCACTGGTTATATGGACATGAGTCACAGCTCCCATCTCCCCACAGTCAGAGAGGGTGGCA GTAATGAAGGCTATCTCCCTATGACCCCAAACAGCGGACAAAGTCCCATAGACAGTAGCCATCTACGTCCTGAGCCAGCGGTCTACATGTTGTCAGATGATGCCAGTGATTTCCCTAAGAGGACATACTCTCTGGGCAGCAGACCACCCACAAAGCCAGCTGCTAGGATCCCTAACATGCATGACCCTGTCCCTATCAAGCGTGGAATCTTAGATAATGATGGCCGAAGTTGTAGTGCACCTCACCTCATCACTCACCGTGGTCGAAGTCTAAATGTGGAATCCCCGACACCTAGTGCCAGCCCTCTTAGTATGTCATATAAATCAGAGTCATCTTACAGATCTGATGACTCTGATTCCTTTATGGAGCTGGACTTCCACCGACCTCGTACTGCCAGTGACAGTCATGGCTACCGCCCCAGAGCATCTAGTTTTGGGAAGTCCCCCATGCAGTCACTGCAAGGTCATCGACCTCGGTCATCTAGCTATGGACAGAGTGCTCGGACATACAAACTTAAACATGGAGCAAGACTGGGATCTTATGAATCTGTGAGAACCACATCCCAAGAGCTGCTACATAAATCATCTGTAGATTCATTGAGTCACCGTAGTTCTCGAGATTCCCTTAGGGTATCATCAAATGAATCACTGAGGAAGTTGTCTGAGGAACTGAGGACAAAGACACACTTGTTGAACACCGACTACATTGACATGTCGGTTGAGAAGCGTAAGACTCCTTCCCCTCAGCCTCCAAACCGAGGGCGAGAGAATGGGTACATGGACATGACCCTGGGTAGTCGCACAACCTCCCCAAGTAGGAGTAAGTCTTCACATGACTCGGGTAACACCAGTAAGTCCCAGAGCACGGAGAAGCTTCATGTCCAAGGGCATTCCGATGACACTTACATCAATGTGGAACCTTCTGAATTGacctcttcatcttcatcagggtCTGCCTACATGAATTTAGACCTTCAAGATCAAGGTCATCATTCTCGGCATTCAAGTTCTGTTCAAGGTCAGTGTCGGTCAGATATCAAAGCCTCTGAGAAATTAAAACAGACAGTTGAAAGCCCTGATTCCTATGTTATGTATGAACCTAGTGTGAAGGGGGGTGGGCATGCAGCTGATGAGAGTCATCAGCCAGTGACACTGAGACATGGAAGTGGAAGTACAGACTCACTGAAGAAGAAGTCTAGACAGTCGGGAAGCCAGGAGAAAAGCAAAAGTAAAGATCACCGACGTAAAAGTGGGTCATCATCTTCGAAGAGGAAGTCTCACATTGATGAAGCTAAAGATGTTCATGTAACCAAGGTAGTACAGTCATCACATGTGACGAAAAGAGACtctgctgctcctcctcctcctgctgctgctgccgctgcCACTAGTGATGAGTACGTAGAGTTTGCACCAGCAGGACAAACTGCTAAGGGAGCCCATTCAGGCTCAAAGACAGATCGATCCAGAAGTGAGCCTATACGTGCTGAATCAGAGTATGTAGGCTTTGAACCAGGGAATGTGGGCTCTGGGTCAGGATTCTCTAAACcccaaaaaatgaaatcattctttTCTTCTgggataaaatatgaaaaagagaCACCAAAATCTGCCTCAGGAGATTCACGGGTAACAACGTCTCAAAGTGGTCTTGCTTCATCCAAATCTGCGAAAACACATGATAGTGACTATGTGTTGAGTTCTCCGATAGGGAACGCTCCTAGTATATCTAAAGGGGGAAACAATCAGAGTGACTATGTACTCAGTTCTCCTTTAAAAAGTAGTGCACCCCTCACCTCAGTGAAGGGGGATGCCAGTGACTACATGGTTAGTGCTCCTGTGAAACAAACAGGTACGTTAGTCAAGGATGAGGGCAAGAAGAAGGCCTCAGAATGTTCAGCCGATGCTGCAGCTACTCAGAAGAAATGTTCCAATATAGTCCCACAGTCTGCCAGTAGCGTATATTGTAACTTACAAATTTCTCAGAGAACAATGGCTTGTCATGAAGGGACATCCGTAGATCCTCCATTGTCAAATACCAACAAACAGACTCCTCAGACTGCAGGTGAAATATACAAAGGTGTTGAACACAGTGGAGTCCGAGAAACCGTAAAGCCTCAAGCCAGAGTAGAGACTGTGAAGTCCCCATCAACAAAAAGGCAGGAAGTTGGAGGGCTGCGAGCCAAGCATTATTTAGGAAGTGCTGCATCTGCCTCTTCAGCACCTGCTAAAACTGCAGGCATGTCAAGTGGTGAAGGTGAACTCAAGGTCAAGGATGGTCAATACCTAGAAGAACCAAATGCCAAGACCTTGACCCGCCCCGGAAGTACACCAGCCATGCTGACCTTGGACGAGATTCAGTCCAAACCTGCTGCTGCTGGAGCCACGCTCGCTGTTGATCCAAATCCTCGTAGTCGACACAGCATCAGTGATCTCAGTGCATATGAGCAGATGACGTTCCCAAGCAACACGCTGTCGTCACAACAACACTCATCTAGCAACACACTGTCGTCACAACAAAACTCTTCTGGTAACACGCTGTCGTCGTCACAGCAACTGGCAACCAGCAGTGAAAAGGTGCTGAATTATGCCTCCCTAGATCTTGGGTCTTCTGAGGCTGTTGGTGACAGTGACACTAGCTTGCGCTCACCACGGACAAAGAGTCGCCATTGTTCTGCTGCTGACGATAAAGGGGAGCCACCTCTTTCTTATGCTCAGATAGACTTTGAGAAATCAGAGACACTGAAAGCTGCAGCTGGAAACAAGGATGTTAAGTTTACATTATGA